The following are encoded in a window of Roseimaritima ulvae genomic DNA:
- the folP gene encoding dihydropteroate synthase has product MSSPPTKPETTPLSSPAQTWQLRTRSLSFGSIPLVMGILNVTPDSFSDGGRHHAVDRAVDAALRMEDEGAAILDIGGESTRPYSDPVACDEEIQRIAPVLERLQGRLEIPISIDTSKAAVACVALELGAQIVNDVTGLEGDPAMLSLAADTQAGVCVMHMQGSPQTMQDDPRYEHVTSDIRRYLLQRAQACLDGGIDRQRVCLDPGIGFGKTHQHNLTLLRDAAQFTRLGWPILVGHSRKGFVAHVLGDKQRERDAGTLGVSLALARAGVQVLRVHNVALTVDALRLFDASGGLAGVVEGRPF; this is encoded by the coding sequence GTGAGCTCCCCGCCGACGAAACCAGAAACGACGCCGCTTTCCAGCCCCGCTCAAACGTGGCAATTGCGGACGCGGTCCCTATCGTTTGGTTCCATACCGCTGGTGATGGGGATCTTAAATGTGACTCCGGACAGTTTTTCCGATGGCGGTCGGCACCACGCGGTGGATCGCGCTGTGGACGCGGCCCTGCGGATGGAAGACGAAGGTGCGGCAATTCTGGACATCGGTGGGGAAAGCACACGACCGTATAGCGATCCGGTAGCCTGCGACGAAGAAATACAACGCATTGCACCGGTGCTTGAGCGGTTGCAGGGGCGGCTGGAGATTCCGATTTCAATCGACACGTCCAAAGCCGCGGTAGCGTGCGTGGCCCTCGAACTCGGCGCACAAATCGTCAACGATGTGACCGGCCTGGAGGGCGATCCGGCAATGCTCTCCTTGGCCGCCGACACCCAGGCCGGCGTGTGCGTGATGCACATGCAGGGTTCGCCGCAAACGATGCAGGACGATCCTCGCTACGAACATGTGACCTCCGACATCCGCCGCTATCTGTTGCAGCGGGCGCAGGCCTGTCTCGATGGCGGCATCGATCGCCAGCGAGTGTGTTTGGATCCGGGCATTGGGTTCGGCAAAACGCATCAGCACAATTTGACCCTGTTGCGTGATGCGGCCCAGTTCACCCGTCTGGGCTGGCCGATCCTGGTGGGGCACTCCCGCAAAGGATTTGTGGCTCATGTGTTGGGCGACAAACAGCGCGAGCGCGACGCGGGCACATTGGGCGTGTCCTTGGCTTTGGCTCGCGCCGGTGTCCAGGTGCTGCGGGTGCATAACGTGGCGCTGACGGTCGACGCCTTACGGTTGTTCGACGCTTCCGGAGGTTTGGCCGGAGTGGTTGAGGGAAGGCCGTTCTAA
- a CDS encoding putative molybdenum carrier protein, with amino-acid sequence MPDSSSFRFRPQRVVSGGQTGVDRAGLDAAMALGMAHGGWCPRGRLAEDGVVPSRYELEENDSRDYTVRTEQNVLDSDATLIVYEGRLKGGTLLTRRLAQRLRRPYLLVRIDKPWSAPTVWKWFDECCPRTLNVAGPRESTSPGIYERALQALLRILERPSLNHSGQTSGSVEQP; translated from the coding sequence GTGCCGGATTCATCGTCCTTTCGTTTTCGCCCCCAACGCGTGGTTTCCGGAGGTCAAACCGGTGTCGATCGAGCCGGTTTGGATGCCGCCATGGCTTTGGGAATGGCGCACGGCGGCTGGTGTCCGCGCGGCCGTCTGGCGGAAGACGGGGTGGTGCCGTCGCGGTACGAGTTGGAAGAAAACGACAGCCGCGACTATACCGTCCGCACCGAACAGAACGTCCTTGATAGCGACGCCACGCTGATCGTCTACGAAGGCCGGCTGAAGGGCGGCACGCTGCTGACGAGGCGTCTGGCCCAGCGGCTGCGGCGGCCCTATCTATTGGTGCGAATCGATAAACCCTGGTCTGCCCCCACCGTTTGGAAGTGGTTCGACGAATGTTGTCCGCGGACGTTAAATGTCGCCGGGCCGCGGGAGAGCACTTCGCCGGGTATCTACGAGCGTGCCTTGCAGGCTCTGCTGCGGATTTTAGAACGGCCTTCCCTCAACCACTCCGGCCAAACCTCCGGAAGCGTCGAACAACCGTAA
- a CDS encoding beta/alpha barrel domain-containing protein encodes MSLDVTTHYGGLVLQSPIIVGACPLTAQERPRLAMEAAGAGAVVLPSLFEEQVLLAHAREGTFLSRSERLILEHAKRMQMESFCTDADVYLALVNRASGQMSIPVIASLNGYTATNWVDFAGELQGAGADAIELNLHHPPAGTYNCPREIEDAIVDTVAKINHSISIPVFVNLQREYTSPSHLACRLLSGVQGMVLFGREPDIDICLDSLKLKPCWGLSEPQSVRHSLAAIMQVHSHCPAMPLGVSGGVHTPEDLIRALLAGGDAALLTAALYREGPDVIRTLIDGLIRFMERHHWRSIAELKVNRPLEFDSDEQRSIYMQALTSRFVEEHLHVGQRTMHGDRWGHPES; translated from the coding sequence ATGAGCTTGGACGTCACGACCCATTACGGCGGTTTGGTCCTCCAGTCCCCGATCATCGTCGGGGCCTGCCCGCTAACGGCGCAGGAACGCCCTCGTTTGGCCATGGAGGCCGCGGGAGCGGGAGCGGTGGTACTACCATCGCTATTCGAAGAACAGGTGCTGTTGGCCCATGCACGCGAAGGCACCTTTCTATCGCGTAGTGAACGGCTGATCTTAGAGCATGCCAAACGTATGCAGATGGAGTCTTTTTGTACCGACGCGGACGTCTACCTGGCCCTGGTAAATCGAGCCAGTGGCCAAATGTCGATCCCGGTCATCGCCAGTTTAAATGGTTACACAGCCACCAACTGGGTGGACTTTGCCGGGGAACTGCAGGGCGCCGGGGCGGACGCCATCGAACTGAATCTGCATCATCCACCGGCCGGCACCTACAACTGCCCTCGCGAGATCGAAGATGCGATTGTGGACACGGTCGCCAAAATCAACCATTCGATCTCGATCCCCGTGTTTGTCAATCTGCAACGCGAATACACCAGCCCCAGCCATCTGGCGTGTCGCCTGTTATCGGGTGTCCAGGGAATGGTGCTGTTCGGACGCGAACCGGACATCGATATCTGCCTGGATTCGCTGAAATTAAAACCCTGCTGGGGCTTATCCGAACCTCAATCGGTACGTCATTCGCTTGCGGCCATCATGCAGGTACACAGCCACTGTCCGGCCATGCCGCTGGGAGTCAGTGGCGGCGTCCACACGCCGGAAGACCTGATCCGCGCCTTGCTGGCGGGCGGCGATGCGGCTTTGCTCACGGCCGCTTTGTATCGCGAGGGACCGGATGTGATCCGGACGTTGATCGACGGTCTGATCCGCTTTATGGAACGTCATCATTGGCGGTCGATCGCGGAACTAAAGGTTAATCGGCCGTTGGAATTCGATTCCGATGAACAGCGTTCGATTTACATGCAGGCCCTGACTTCACGATTTGTGGAAGAACACCTACACGTCGGCCAGCGAACCATGCACGGCGATCGTTGGGGGCACCCCGAGTCGTAA
- a CDS encoding c-type cytochrome domain-containing protein, with protein sequence MNVLTRILCTSIVGWLAVAVPAADAADAAKKFAEVPQLLRRNCIACHHAKEAEGGLDLETRQAMLRGGDSGPAIQPGEAKASLLWQRISGAEDPIMPPEDNEMGAHPLTPDEQDLIARWIDAGAPLTASPSTAPLDWQPLPENLRPIYATASSATTPLAAYGLGQQVWLRYFDGQGQTLGSYPLSDPKLPSPTLTSAEASAQPGSATAASAEPFSALDIVSSLAISRDGQMIAVGGFRKLDLWRFDGSPQPPAAPTASDHSGAATHISPSGRHIAYAQPGSDKLIVYNADRSDSTALTLPVAEDVQQVLWSADEDRLSVALQDGTLVEFAAGVPDPEAVSTLGTGRHPWVWLDEHRLAGLNDQHQLEVWRTADDAAAPWVRDETFTPLNDIQQVTPIVHDRAVMVALLAQRWLVLLAADGSEVGRLDHGGKVSGFALQGNGKRLVSLGPQGLPKIWDVDQAAVQGELNWYQPVLDAVDFAQRDVNRQQAKLNRLKPRLAPLQATVKTQSEAVARALEEHNKAVADVAAKQAALDKLEQPEEKPEEQPEAVKKAAAALSSSQQALAKREQILATTRDAQASAEAAVAALVAMTESESQFLASLQKTLDAALARRDEPLAATTHVTFSPDGRFVVVGTAAKELHVFSAEGLQRCVTLHSDRAVERISITAAGRILEHRPQGGQPHSWPLLGRWRQALTLGGGDTSLFADRVTAIDIDSPAQRIAAGSGLPSRDGTLTIFQAADGQLEHRFEGLHSDSIMGVAFAPDGRSVASVAADKLVRVSVLDADRPPLTLEGHGHHVLAVAWHADGHRLVTGAADKTMRVWDTESARSLRSIGGFSDEVTSVRMVSDSNQVAVSAGRTVPQLIDINNGSKVRNFAGARDYVYSLSILSGNQLLLAGDHSGNLTLWKLASGTEVK encoded by the coding sequence GCGGCCCGGCCATTCAACCCGGCGAGGCCAAGGCCAGCTTGTTGTGGCAACGGATCAGCGGCGCGGAAGATCCGATCATGCCGCCGGAAGACAACGAAATGGGGGCTCACCCGCTGACCCCGGATGAACAGGATTTGATTGCCCGCTGGATCGATGCCGGTGCGCCGCTGACCGCTTCCCCGTCCACCGCCCCGCTGGACTGGCAACCGCTGCCGGAGAATCTGCGTCCGATCTACGCCACCGCCAGTTCCGCCACCACGCCGCTGGCCGCCTACGGTTTGGGACAACAGGTTTGGCTGCGGTATTTTGACGGTCAAGGTCAGACGCTGGGCTCCTATCCGCTGAGCGATCCGAAGTTGCCTAGCCCAACGCTCACTTCCGCTGAGGCGTCTGCCCAACCGGGTTCAGCGACCGCAGCCTCGGCCGAGCCGTTTTCTGCGCTGGATATTGTTTCTTCTTTGGCGATTAGTCGCGACGGCCAAATGATCGCCGTCGGAGGGTTTCGCAAACTGGACCTGTGGCGGTTCGATGGCAGTCCCCAACCGCCCGCGGCGCCCACCGCCTCCGACCACTCCGGCGCGGCGACGCATATTTCCCCCAGTGGTCGCCACATCGCTTACGCCCAACCCGGCAGCGACAAACTGATCGTCTACAACGCCGACCGTAGTGACTCCACCGCGCTGACGCTGCCCGTCGCCGAGGACGTGCAACAGGTGCTCTGGTCTGCCGATGAAGACCGCTTGTCCGTGGCTTTGCAAGACGGAACGCTGGTGGAATTTGCCGCGGGTGTTCCCGACCCCGAAGCTGTTTCGACGCTGGGCACGGGAAGGCATCCCTGGGTGTGGTTGGACGAGCACCGCTTGGCCGGTTTGAACGACCAGCATCAGCTGGAAGTTTGGCGGACCGCCGACGACGCCGCGGCCCCCTGGGTACGTGACGAAACCTTCACGCCTCTGAACGACATCCAACAGGTAACGCCCATCGTTCACGACCGAGCCGTGATGGTCGCATTGTTGGCACAGCGTTGGCTGGTTTTGTTGGCAGCCGATGGCAGCGAAGTGGGACGTTTGGATCACGGAGGCAAGGTCAGCGGGTTTGCTTTGCAAGGCAACGGCAAACGGCTGGTCAGTTTAGGACCGCAGGGATTGCCCAAAATTTGGGATGTAGACCAAGCGGCTGTACAGGGCGAGCTGAACTGGTACCAGCCTGTGTTGGACGCGGTTGATTTTGCCCAGCGCGACGTGAATCGTCAGCAAGCGAAACTAAACCGCCTGAAGCCCCGTCTGGCTCCGCTGCAAGCCACTGTTAAAACGCAAAGCGAAGCGGTCGCCCGTGCCCTGGAGGAACACAACAAAGCCGTCGCCGATGTGGCCGCCAAGCAAGCCGCACTAGACAAACTAGAACAGCCGGAAGAAAAACCGGAAGAACAGCCGGAAGCTGTCAAGAAAGCAGCCGCGGCCCTGTCCAGCAGTCAACAGGCATTGGCCAAACGCGAGCAGATCCTCGCTACCACGCGAGACGCTCAGGCCAGTGCCGAAGCGGCGGTGGCTGCGTTGGTCGCCATGACGGAGTCCGAGTCCCAATTTTTGGCGTCGCTGCAAAAGACGTTGGACGCCGCACTCGCCCGGCGTGACGAACCGCTCGCCGCCACCACACACGTGACCTTCTCGCCGGACGGCAGATTTGTGGTGGTCGGTACCGCCGCTAAGGAGCTGCACGTGTTCAGCGCCGAGGGCCTGCAGCGCTGCGTGACGCTGCACAGCGATCGGGCGGTCGAGCGGATCTCGATCACCGCAGCGGGCAGGATCCTCGAGCATCGTCCGCAGGGCGGCCAGCCGCACAGTTGGCCTTTGCTGGGGCGCTGGCGGCAGGCCCTCACGTTGGGCGGCGGCGACACGTCGTTGTTTGCGGACCGGGTCACCGCGATCGACATCGACTCGCCGGCACAGCGAATCGCGGCCGGCAGCGGCTTGCCCAGTCGCGATGGCACGCTGACGATTTTTCAGGCCGCCGACGGCCAGCTAGAGCATCGGTTCGAAGGCCTGCATTCCGATTCCATCATGGGTGTGGCCTTTGCCCCCGACGGTCGCTCGGTCGCTTCGGTCGCCGCTGATAAACTCGTGCGGGTTTCCGTCCTGGACGCCGATCGCCCGCCACTCACCCTGGAGGGGCACGGACATCACGTGCTGGCGGTGGCCTGGCACGCCGATGGACACCGCTTGGTCACCGGAGCCGCGGACAAGACCATGCGGGTTTGGGACACCGAATCGGCTCGATCCCTGCGGAGCATCGGCGGATTCAGCGACGAAGTGACGTCGGTGCGGATGGTCAGCGATTCGAATCAGGTGGCCGTTTCCGCTGGCAGAACCGTCCCGCAACTGATCGATATCAATAATGGCTCGAAGGTCCGAAATTTTGCTGGCGCTCGTGATTACGTGTATTCGCTGTCGATTCTGAGTGGCAATCAATTGCTGTTGGCGGGCGATCATTCCGGAAACTTAACCCTTTGGAAACTGGCCTCGGGAACGGAAGTCAAATAG